From a single Microbacterium murale genomic region:
- the rfbB gene encoding dTDP-glucose 4,6-dehydratase, with amino-acid sequence MSRLLVTGGAGFIGSNFVHHVVENTDDHVTVLDALTYAGNRESLAGLPEDRVAFVHGDITDAPLVDELFANADAVVHYAAESHNDNSLHDPRPFLDTNIIGTYTLLEAARRHDTRLHHISTDEVYGDLELDDPDRFTESTPYNPSSPYSSTKAGSDLLVRAWVRSFGLRATISNCSNNYGPYQHVEKFIPRQITNVIRGIRPKLYGAGENVRDWIHADDHSSAVLTILDKGVNGETYLIGADGEKNNKDVVELILTLMGQPADAYEHVTDRAGHDLRYAIDSTKLRTELGWSPSYGDFESGLSATIDWYRANEGWWAPSKDATEAFYAGKGQ; translated from the coding sequence ATGAGCCGTCTGCTCGTGACCGGAGGAGCCGGGTTCATCGGGTCGAACTTCGTCCACCACGTGGTCGAGAACACCGATGATCATGTGACCGTTCTCGACGCGCTGACGTATGCCGGCAACCGGGAATCTCTGGCGGGGCTGCCTGAGGACCGGGTCGCCTTCGTGCACGGCGACATCACCGATGCGCCGCTCGTGGACGAGTTGTTCGCGAACGCGGATGCTGTGGTGCACTACGCGGCCGAGTCGCACAACGACAACTCGCTGCATGACCCGCGCCCGTTCCTGGACACGAACATCATCGGGACGTACACCCTGCTCGAGGCCGCGCGTCGCCATGACACCCGTCTCCACCACATCTCCACCGACGAGGTGTACGGCGATCTGGAGCTCGATGATCCCGACCGGTTCACCGAATCCACCCCGTACAACCCGTCGTCGCCGTACTCCTCGACCAAGGCCGGCAGCGACCTGCTCGTGCGTGCGTGGGTGCGCTCGTTCGGCCTGCGGGCCACGATCTCGAACTGCTCGAACAATTACGGTCCGTACCAGCACGTGGAGAAGTTCATCCCCCGCCAGATCACCAACGTGATCCGCGGCATCCGGCCCAAGCTCTACGGTGCTGGCGAGAACGTGCGCGACTGGATCCATGCCGACGACCACTCCTCCGCCGTGCTCACCATCCTCGACAAGGGCGTCAACGGCGAGACGTACCTGATCGGCGCCGACGGAGAGAAGAACAACAAGGACGTCGTCGAGCTGATCCTCACGCTGATGGGACAGCCCGCAGACGCGTACGAGCACGTCACCGACCGCGCCGGACACGACCTGCGTTACGCGATCGACTCGACGAAGTTGCGCACCGAGCTCGGTTGGAGCCCTTCGTACGGCGACTTCGAGTCCGGCCTCTCGGCCACGATCGACTGGTACAGGGCGAACGAGGGCTGGTGGGCGCCCAGCAAGGACGCCACCGAGGCCTTCTATGCAGGAAAAGGGCAATGA
- a CDS encoding glycosyltransferase — translation MTPARSHGAIVMAAYSPDAELFGIQLRSLAQQTVRDWECIISVDGERAPVEALVAEFVGDDDRFRVIGDGSRRGFYLNFEHGLAAVPADAVWIALADQDDRWNDDKLARLLPHLDEVSLVSGQARLVQHPSGEVTGVTDRQDRGPMHTLLSNQITGSLCVFDREILSIALPFPRLSTRVATHDHWLGVVAGALRGTRIVDDVVQDYVQHDANVFGDPSRLESAGIAASVRNVLGQAERFEGSRSPKALARMTFWTYVGWRQVMLDTLQARLGTPDPDLDALFGRSRRFSRLNSLLRAARTDGSIPPRFALEYRASWLAGALSGGRRAAARLADQS, via the coding sequence ATGACGCCCGCACGCTCACACGGCGCCATCGTGATGGCCGCGTACTCCCCCGACGCCGAACTGTTCGGGATCCAGTTGCGCTCACTGGCGCAGCAGACCGTACGGGACTGGGAGTGCATCATCTCGGTCGATGGCGAGCGTGCTCCCGTCGAGGCGTTGGTCGCCGAGTTCGTCGGAGACGACGACCGTTTCCGCGTGATCGGCGACGGATCACGCCGCGGCTTCTATCTGAACTTCGAGCACGGACTTGCAGCCGTGCCCGCGGATGCCGTCTGGATCGCGCTCGCGGATCAGGATGACCGTTGGAATGATGACAAGCTCGCACGTCTGCTCCCTCACCTCGACGAGGTCTCACTCGTCTCAGGGCAGGCACGACTCGTGCAGCATCCTTCCGGCGAGGTGACCGGCGTCACCGATCGCCAGGACCGCGGACCGATGCACACGCTGCTGTCGAACCAGATCACCGGATCGCTGTGCGTGTTCGATCGCGAGATCTTGAGCATCGCATTGCCGTTCCCCCGCCTCTCGACTCGGGTCGCGACGCATGACCACTGGCTCGGCGTCGTCGCAGGAGCGCTGCGCGGCACGAGGATCGTGGATGATGTCGTGCAGGACTATGTGCAGCACGACGCCAACGTCTTCGGAGACCCGAGCAGACTCGAGTCCGCGGGTATCGCCGCTTCGGTGCGCAATGTGCTCGGACAGGCCGAGCGCTTCGAAGGCTCCCGGTCACCCAAGGCTCTTGCGCGCATGACGTTCTGGACCTACGTCGGCTGGCGGCAGGTCATGCTCGACACGCTGCAGGCGAGACTCGGAACTCCTGATCCGGACCTTGACGCACTGTTCGGCAGGAGTCGTCGCTTCTCGAGGTTGAACAGCCTTCTGCGAGCGGCCAGGACCGACGGATCGATACCGCCACGGTTCGCGCTCGAGTACCGTGCAAGCTGGCTGGCCGGGGCGCTCAGCGGTGGTCGCCGCGCAGCAGCGCGCCTGGCTGATCAGTCCTGA
- a CDS encoding glycosyltransferase, whose protein sequence is MKPNLEPVWAVLSTFRPGASAQHAVASVVGQVDGVIVVDDGSGPDADEVLAQLAELGANVVREADNVGIAAALNRGIRAAREHGAAQIITFDQDSVVPDGFVDTLRAAVRAAEADGVRVGVVVPEHFAAVRQARGEAAAIYSPAANVIQSGMLVPVAVIDAVGELRADFFIDLVDTEFELRLRRAGYAVLAASGIRLGHALGTQYLRELFGRPVRLPGIPPEITLSTPFRYFYRVRNRIVLNREYLRSAPKQITRDTLLDVIHFVNALWVARPRRALWRVYRAAISAALRGRMGRMPAGLAPTAASIHWNAPVFEMEQE, encoded by the coding sequence ATGAAACCGAATCTCGAGCCCGTCTGGGCGGTCCTCTCCACCTTCCGCCCTGGAGCATCCGCCCAGCATGCAGTGGCATCGGTCGTCGGACAGGTCGACGGCGTCATCGTGGTCGATGACGGCTCCGGACCGGATGCCGACGAGGTACTGGCACAGCTCGCCGAACTCGGCGCGAATGTCGTTCGAGAGGCCGACAACGTCGGCATCGCCGCGGCACTGAACCGCGGCATCCGCGCCGCCAGAGAGCACGGAGCCGCACAGATCATCACGTTCGATCAGGACTCCGTCGTCCCGGACGGATTCGTCGATACGCTGCGTGCGGCGGTCAGAGCGGCGGAGGCGGACGGCGTACGCGTCGGCGTCGTCGTGCCGGAACACTTCGCCGCGGTGCGTCAGGCGCGCGGAGAAGCCGCAGCGATCTACAGCCCGGCCGCCAACGTGATCCAGTCCGGAATGCTGGTCCCGGTTGCCGTGATCGACGCTGTCGGTGAGTTGCGCGCCGACTTCTTCATCGACCTGGTCGACACCGAATTCGAACTGCGGCTGCGCCGGGCCGGCTACGCCGTACTCGCAGCCAGCGGCATTCGACTGGGGCACGCGCTCGGCACGCAGTACCTGCGCGAGCTCTTCGGGCGCCCGGTGCGCCTCCCCGGCATCCCCCCGGAGATCACTCTGAGCACGCCCTTCCGATACTTCTACCGTGTGCGCAACCGAATCGTCCTCAACCGCGAGTATCTGCGTTCGGCGCCGAAGCAGATCACCCGCGACACGCTCCTCGACGTCATCCACTTCGTGAACGCCCTGTGGGTGGCGCGCCCACGCCGTGCGCTCTGGCGGGTGTACCGGGCGGCTATCTCGGCAGCTCTTCGGGGTCGGATGGGGCGGATGCCCGCTGGCCTTGCGCCGACGGCCGCGTCAATCCACTGGAACGCCCCGGTGTTTGAGATGGAGCAGGAATGA
- a CDS encoding acyltransferase family protein → MMSSLPTTKATRLDSLTGLRWWAAFAVFFYHVRNFIPVPGWFGELAQYGYLGVTFFFVLSGFVLTWSWRPSVGIGTFYWRRIARIFPLHLVTLALAIPVFYSLAPDPADTWVKPFDVGVLILSLLLLQGWSRDPAVLFAGNPAAWTLTAELFFYALHPFIMKVLRLFSGRHALWTAIGILLVSVGARVLITLQPGGMLAGLPWPVLRLNEFVIGMCLAWAFRAGWRPRIPLWVPILLLGGYLVGLGFFDRFALTQPLHVLFTVFISEIVTALFALLICAFAANDLAGRSRLSRVRPLIALGEWSYAFYLIHATFIYGALELVGFQNPDPIGALWVVVLLAVSIAASWILHIAVERPAERGLRAWQNRIVDTRAQRAVRR, encoded by the coding sequence ATGATGAGTTCACTCCCCACGACCAAGGCCACGCGCCTCGACTCCCTCACCGGCCTGCGGTGGTGGGCGGCATTCGCCGTATTCTTCTATCACGTCCGTAATTTCATCCCCGTGCCCGGTTGGTTCGGAGAACTCGCACAGTACGGGTATCTGGGCGTCACGTTCTTCTTCGTACTGTCCGGGTTCGTGCTCACGTGGTCGTGGCGTCCGTCCGTGGGAATCGGCACATTCTATTGGCGTCGGATCGCGCGCATATTCCCGCTCCATCTGGTCACGCTCGCACTCGCGATCCCCGTCTTCTACAGCCTCGCGCCTGATCCGGCCGACACCTGGGTCAAGCCGTTCGACGTGGGTGTCCTGATCCTCAGCCTGTTGCTTCTCCAAGGCTGGTCTCGAGATCCCGCCGTGCTCTTCGCCGGGAACCCGGCCGCCTGGACCTTGACTGCGGAGCTGTTCTTCTACGCGCTCCACCCGTTCATCATGAAAGTGCTTCGCCTGTTCAGCGGTCGCCATGCACTGTGGACGGCGATCGGCATCCTGCTCGTCAGCGTCGGCGCCCGCGTCCTGATCACGCTTCAGCCCGGAGGAATGCTCGCCGGGCTTCCCTGGCCGGTTCTCAGACTGAACGAGTTCGTCATCGGGATGTGCCTGGCCTGGGCGTTTCGTGCCGGCTGGCGCCCTCGTATCCCACTGTGGGTTCCGATCCTTCTCCTGGGCGGCTACCTGGTCGGACTGGGCTTCTTCGACCGCTTCGCCCTCACTCAGCCCCTCCACGTCCTGTTCACCGTGTTCATCAGTGAGATAGTGACGGCTCTGTTCGCCCTCCTCATCTGCGCTTTCGCGGCGAACGATCTCGCAGGTCGCAGCCGCCTATCCCGCGTGCGACCCCTGATCGCCCTTGGCGAGTGGTCCTACGCGTTCTATCTCATCCATGCCACCTTCATCTACGGTGCACTGGAGCTCGTCGGGTTCCAGAATCCCGACCCCATCGGTGCCCTCTGGGTCGTCGTTCTTCTTGCCGTCAGCATCGCCGCGTCCTGGATTCTGCACATCGCAGTCGAGCGGCCAGCGGAACGCGGACTGCGCGCGTGGCAGAACCGGATCGTCGACACCCGCGCGCAGCGTGCAGTCCGTCGGTAG
- a CDS encoding DUF2304 domain-containing protein — MIAIAGIVLAVAIIGFVLWMLLTRRLREKYAALWLVIALLVLVVGIFPGLWQALTMALGVQLPSNLLFAAAILLLMGVTLHLSWELSSAEDEIRRLAEESALHRSELERLDERLAHLERREAAGERPEDDPSQD, encoded by the coding sequence ATGATCGCCATCGCCGGGATCGTTCTCGCTGTCGCCATCATCGGCTTCGTGCTCTGGATGCTGCTCACCAGGCGACTGCGTGAGAAGTACGCGGCGCTCTGGCTCGTCATCGCCCTGTTGGTGCTCGTCGTCGGCATCTTCCCCGGTCTCTGGCAAGCGCTCACCATGGCGCTCGGTGTGCAGTTGCCGTCGAACCTCTTGTTCGCTGCGGCGATACTGCTGCTGATGGGGGTCACTCTCCACCTGTCCTGGGAGCTCAGCAGCGCTGAGGACGAGATCCGTCGCCTTGCCGAAGAATCCGCTCTGCACCGTTCCGAGCTCGAGCGGCTCGATGAGCGACTGGCACATCTGGAGAGGCGTGAGGCTGCCGGTGAGCGCCCTGAGGATGATCCGTCTCAGGACTGA
- a CDS encoding nucleotide sugar dehydrogenase produces MRIAVVALGKIGLPLAVQFASSGHDVIGVDVNQKAVDTINSGVEPFPGEAELQERLAELIPAGRLRATSDYAEAIPGADAVVLVAPVFVDDETWEPDFRYMDAATRSLAEHLTPGTLVSYETTLPVGTTRNRWKPMLEEGSGLVEGKDFHLAYSPERVLTGRVFADLRKYPKLIGALSDEGNRLAREFYEAVLQFDERPDLPRPNGVWDLGTTEASEMAKLAETTYRDVNIGLANQFGLFAAANGIDVYKVIEACNSQPYSHIHRPGIAVGGHCIPVYPRLYLSTDPDADIVRVARQLNASMPERLVAQAEGILGDLTGLKAVVLGAAYRGGVKETAFSGVFPTVQALTQRGADVVVHDPIYTDDELRALGFEPYALGGDVDVAVLQTDHAEYRDLGPDRLPGVRLLVDGRNATDPARWVGTPRIVVGTAA; encoded by the coding sequence ATGCGTATTGCTGTTGTCGCCCTGGGAAAGATCGGGCTTCCTCTTGCTGTCCAGTTCGCTTCTTCCGGTCATGATGTGATCGGTGTCGATGTCAATCAGAAGGCTGTTGACACGATCAATTCGGGCGTTGAGCCTTTCCCGGGTGAGGCGGAGCTGCAAGAACGTCTCGCCGAGCTGATTCCTGCGGGTCGCTTGCGTGCGACCTCTGATTATGCCGAGGCAATTCCGGGGGCTGATGCGGTGGTGTTGGTTGCGCCGGTGTTTGTGGATGATGAGACGTGGGAGCCGGATTTCAGGTACATGGATGCGGCGACGAGGTCGCTTGCGGAGCATCTGACGCCGGGGACGCTCGTGTCGTATGAGACGACTTTGCCGGTGGGGACTACCCGTAATCGGTGGAAACCGATGCTGGAGGAGGGCTCCGGTCTCGTGGAGGGTAAGGACTTCCATTTGGCGTATTCGCCGGAGCGGGTGCTGACTGGTCGTGTGTTCGCGGATCTGCGGAAGTATCCCAAGTTGATCGGTGCGCTCTCTGATGAGGGCAACCGGTTGGCGCGGGAGTTCTATGAGGCGGTGCTGCAGTTCGATGAGCGTCCGGATCTTCCGCGTCCGAATGGGGTGTGGGATCTGGGCACGACGGAGGCGTCGGAGATGGCGAAGCTTGCCGAGACGACGTACCGGGATGTGAACATCGGTTTGGCGAATCAGTTCGGGTTGTTCGCGGCCGCGAACGGGATCGATGTGTACAAGGTGATCGAGGCGTGCAACTCGCAGCCATACAGTCACATCCACCGTCCGGGTATCGCGGTGGGTGGGCATTGCATCCCGGTGTATCCACGGTTGTATCTGTCCACGGACCCTGATGCGGATATCGTGCGGGTCGCACGGCAGCTGAACGCGTCGATGCCGGAGCGCCTGGTCGCACAGGCCGAGGGCATCCTCGGGGACCTTACGGGGCTGAAGGCGGTTGTGTTGGGGGCGGCGTATCGGGGTGGTGTGAAGGAGACCGCGTTCTCGGGTGTCTTCCCGACCGTGCAGGCACTCACGCAGCGGGGCGCGGATGTTGTCGTGCACGACCCGATCTATACCGACGACGAGCTGCGCGCGCTCGGCTTCGAACCCTATGCGCTCGGTGGTGATGTCGACGTGGCTGTCCTGCAGACCGACCACGCCGAATACCGGGACCTCGGACCCGACCGCCTCCCCGGCGTGAGGCTCCTCGTCGACGGCCGCAACGCCACCGATCCCGCCCGCTGGGTCGGCACACCCCGCATCGTCGTCGGAACCGCCGCCTGA
- a CDS encoding glycosyltransferase family 2 protein — translation MTAAADRVLVVVPAWNEARSVGVTVREIRAASAGYDVVVVDDGSTDETADVAAHAGATVLRLPFNLGVGGAMRTGFTYAARQGYRRAIQVDADGQHDPADIAKVLAGLEHADISIGARFAEVGDYEVRGPRRWAMVVLAKVVSKIAKTRLTDVTSGFRAANRRAIDQYVSYYPAEYLGDTLDSLVAAVHSGLTVAQVPVAMRPRSHGTPSQHPIGAAVYLLRSAFALLLAVMRNPRRRIQPEERVA, via the coding sequence ATGACAGCTGCGGCCGATCGCGTGCTCGTCGTCGTACCGGCCTGGAACGAGGCGCGAAGCGTCGGCGTGACGGTCCGTGAGATCCGCGCGGCGTCCGCCGGCTATGACGTCGTCGTCGTCGATGACGGATCGACGGATGAGACGGCGGATGTCGCGGCTCACGCCGGTGCGACCGTGCTGCGCCTGCCCTTCAATCTGGGGGTGGGTGGTGCGATGCGCACGGGTTTCACATATGCCGCTCGGCAGGGATACCGGCGCGCCATCCAGGTCGATGCCGACGGGCAGCACGATCCCGCCGACATCGCGAAGGTGCTGGCGGGACTCGAACATGCCGACATCTCCATCGGCGCGCGATTCGCTGAGGTGGGTGACTATGAGGTGCGCGGACCTCGCCGCTGGGCCATGGTGGTGCTCGCGAAGGTCGTATCGAAGATCGCCAAGACGCGGCTCACCGATGTCACCAGCGGCTTCCGCGCCGCGAATCGACGAGCGATCGATCAGTACGTGAGCTACTACCCGGCCGAGTACCTCGGCGACACGCTGGATTCTCTGGTGGCCGCTGTCCATTCAGGGCTCACGGTCGCCCAGGTGCCTGTCGCGATGCGCCCGCGCTCGCACGGTACACCGAGTCAGCATCCGATCGGCGCAGCCGTCTACCTCCTGCGGTCGGCGTTCGCCCTGCTCCTCGCAGTGATGCGCAATCCTCGCCGGCGGATACAGCCTGAGGAGAGGGTCGCATGA
- the rfbA gene encoding glucose-1-phosphate thymidylyltransferase RfbA: MKGIILAGGSGTRLHPITLGVSKQLIPVYDKPMVYYPLSTLMLAGIRDILVITTPHDAEHFERLLGDGSQFGISLTFAQQPSPDGLAQAFTIGADFIGDDSVALVLGDNLLYGPGLGSKLQRFSDIDGGAVFAYWVAEPEAYGVVEFDGEGKAISLEEKPASPKSNYAVPGLYFYDNDVVEIARNLAPSARGEYEITDINRAYLERDKLQVEVLPRGTAWLDTGTFDQMTDAADYVRTMERRTALKIGVPEEIAWRQGYLTDDELRARAEKLVKSGYGSYLLDMLKRGHA; encoded by the coding sequence GTGAAGGGCATTATTCTCGCGGGCGGCTCGGGCACTCGGCTGCATCCGATTACTCTCGGTGTTTCGAAGCAGCTGATCCCGGTGTACGACAAGCCGATGGTCTATTACCCGTTGTCGACGTTGATGCTCGCCGGCATCCGGGACATTCTGGTGATCACGACACCGCACGACGCGGAGCACTTCGAGCGTCTGCTCGGTGACGGGTCGCAGTTCGGGATCAGCCTGACGTTCGCGCAGCAGCCGTCTCCGGATGGGCTCGCGCAAGCGTTCACGATCGGCGCGGACTTCATCGGCGACGACAGCGTGGCCCTCGTCCTGGGCGACAATCTGCTGTACGGGCCTGGCCTGGGAAGCAAGTTGCAACGGTTCTCGGACATCGACGGCGGTGCCGTTTTCGCGTACTGGGTCGCGGAGCCTGAGGCGTATGGCGTGGTCGAGTTCGACGGCGAGGGCAAGGCGATCTCGCTGGAGGAGAAGCCAGCGTCGCCGAAGAGCAACTATGCGGTGCCCGGACTCTACTTCTATGACAATGACGTGGTCGAGATCGCCCGCAACCTCGCACCGAGCGCACGCGGAGAGTACGAGATCACCGACATCAACCGCGCGTATCTCGAGCGCGACAAGCTGCAGGTGGAGGTGCTGCCGCGCGGGACCGCGTGGCTGGACACCGGCACGTTCGATCAGATGACGGATGCGGCGGATTACGTCCGCACGATGGAGCGTCGCACGGCGTTGAAGATCGGCGTGCCGGAGGAGATCGCCTGGCGTCAGGGATATCTCACCGACGACGAGCTGCGCGCACGCGCGGAGAAGCTCGTGAAGTCCGGCTACGGAAGTTACCTGCTCGACATGCTCAAGAGAGGACACGCATGA
- a CDS encoding DUF6541 family protein — translation MGMRGLWAAATAPVFATTVIGVGSTIAGWIGVGWSILPALATALVIAAGIVIVRRVTRTHSTVRFPARWRWWTVGVFAVTALAIALLVVRVLQSPDAISQSFDNIFHLNAIRYIVDTGIASPLEIGQMTSPSGGLPFYPSAWHATVALVVQVSGSGIPLAINAMSLTTAAVTWPLGILVLSRVLLGSSPSVMVGTGIVAAAVPAFPLLPMDFGVLYPYQLALALLPVALAATAGLLGIGRSAGRLAPGWWALVVVGSLPGLALAHPGGFVGWLALTVPMVIVFGVRLWRTSARASHRVWIAVGAVGYGIVGVLLLRALRPPLATRQWPTETGLGDAAWRVLSVTLFYPAGAWLVGIAVLVGLYWVVREREAELIVAASFWLVGAVLFITAIALPWGTLRDALTGSWYNNWPRLAALLALALVPLAALGIARTADAAARLLRRRGVSGAVRLSAAIVSAMVVFLAFHMQATPRAQGWASDVYGYQTGTYLLTADEFALLERLDEEVPADAVIAGSAFTGAGLAYAIADRHVLMPHALMDISDDLELVNEHLSDALTMPEVCEAIDALDVDYVLDFGTQEVHGDDLNPLPGIENLQDSPAVRLIDSEGDARLYLVTACGRG, via the coding sequence GTGGGCATGCGCGGTCTCTGGGCCGCCGCTACTGCGCCGGTGTTCGCCACCACCGTCATCGGGGTCGGCTCCACGATCGCCGGTTGGATCGGCGTGGGCTGGTCGATTCTGCCGGCCCTCGCCACAGCGCTCGTGATCGCCGCAGGCATCGTGATCGTCAGACGGGTGACCCGCACGCACAGCACCGTGCGGTTCCCGGCGCGCTGGCGGTGGTGGACGGTCGGAGTGTTCGCAGTCACCGCGCTCGCGATCGCCCTGCTGGTGGTGCGAGTGCTTCAGAGCCCTGATGCGATCTCGCAGTCATTCGACAACATCTTCCATCTCAACGCCATCCGCTACATCGTCGACACCGGTATCGCCTCGCCGCTCGAGATCGGTCAGATGACGAGCCCGAGCGGGGGACTGCCTTTCTACCCCTCGGCATGGCACGCGACTGTCGCACTCGTCGTGCAGGTGTCCGGGTCCGGCATTCCGCTGGCGATCAACGCCATGTCTCTCACCACCGCCGCGGTGACCTGGCCTCTGGGCATCCTCGTGCTGAGCAGGGTGCTGCTCGGCTCCTCCCCGTCGGTCATGGTCGGAACCGGCATCGTTGCGGCAGCCGTCCCCGCATTCCCGCTGCTGCCGATGGACTTCGGCGTCCTGTACCCGTACCAGCTCGCTCTCGCGCTGCTGCCCGTGGCCCTCGCCGCGACGGCAGGCCTGCTCGGCATCGGACGATCGGCCGGGCGACTCGCTCCCGGTTGGTGGGCGCTCGTGGTGGTCGGCTCGTTGCCAGGACTCGCTCTGGCCCACCCCGGCGGCTTCGTCGGCTGGCTCGCATTGACGGTGCCCATGGTCATCGTGTTCGGCGTGCGACTCTGGAGGACCTCCGCGCGGGCTTCGCATCGCGTGTGGATCGCGGTCGGCGCGGTCGGCTACGGCATCGTCGGTGTCCTGCTGCTGCGCGCACTGCGTCCTCCGCTCGCTACTCGGCAGTGGCCGACCGAGACCGGACTCGGTGACGCAGCGTGGCGGGTGCTGTCGGTGACGCTGTTCTATCCAGCGGGGGCCTGGCTGGTCGGCATCGCCGTCCTGGTCGGACTGTACTGGGTCGTGCGCGAGCGCGAAGCCGAGCTGATCGTCGCCGCGTCGTTCTGGCTGGTCGGCGCGGTGCTGTTCATCACGGCGATCGCATTGCCTTGGGGGACGCTCCGCGACGCACTCACGGGCAGCTGGTACAACAACTGGCCCAGGCTGGCAGCACTTCTCGCGCTGGCCCTGGTTCCGCTCGCAGCACTCGGAATCGCACGGACGGCGGACGCCGCGGCTCGTCTGCTCCGCCGCCGTGGGGTAAGCGGAGCGGTGCGGCTCAGCGCCGCGATCGTCTCGGCCATGGTCGTCTTCCTCGCTTTCCACATGCAGGCCACTCCTCGGGCGCAGGGCTGGGCCAGCGACGTCTACGGCTACCAGACGGGCACCTATCTGCTCACTGCGGATGAGTTCGCATTGCTCGAGCGGTTGGACGAGGAAGTCCCGGCAGACGCCGTGATCGCCGGAAGCGCTTTCACCGGCGCGGGTCTGGCCTATGCGATCGCCGATCGCCACGTGCTCATGCCGCACGCGCTCATGGATATCTCCGACGACCTCGAGCTCGTGAACGAGCATCTCTCGGATGCGTTGACCATGCCGGAGGTCTGCGAGGCGATCGACGCGCTCGACGTCGACTACGTGCTCGATTTCGGCACGCAGGAGGTGCATGGCGACGATCTGAATCCCCTCCCGGGTATTGAGAACCTGCAGGACTCACCCGCCGTGCGCCTGATCGACAGCGAGGGCGATGCCAGACTGTATCTGGTGACCGCATGTGGGCGCGGGTGA
- a CDS encoding bifunctional dTDP-4-dehydrorhamnose 3,5-epimerase family protein/NAD(P)-dependent oxidoreductase, with translation MSDIFGKQLQPIETPIPGLLVFELPVHGDSRGWFKENWQREKMTALGLEDFGPVQNNISFNDAVGTTRGIHAEPWDKWVSVATGRIFGAWVDLREGPSFGAVFTIEIDPSRAIFVPRGVGNSYQTLAPDTAYAYLVNDHWSPAAEYAFLNLADESAAIEWPIPLSEVEISEKDKAHPRLADVTPIAPRKTLVLGAAGQLGLALRARLGDADHIEYVTRAELDVTAPGIADARRWRDYGTIINAAAYTAVDTAETPEGRASAWQANATAVAALARIANDNGITLVHVSSDYVFDGTGDGAYAEDAAFAPLGVYGQSKAAGDLAAQTAPRHYIVRTSWVIGEGKNFVRTMASLAERGIDPSVVSDQIGRLTFTTDIADAIAHLLVVGAAYGTYNVTSAGAELSWADIAREVYRLTGNDPARVSDVTTAEYFANATTPVSPRPLNSVLDLTKISATGFAPRDGGEALAAYLRS, from the coding sequence ATGAGCGACATCTTCGGCAAACAGCTGCAGCCCATCGAAACGCCTATCCCCGGACTCCTCGTGTTCGAGCTGCCGGTGCACGGCGACTCACGCGGATGGTTCAAGGAGAACTGGCAGCGCGAGAAGATGACCGCACTGGGCCTCGAGGACTTCGGCCCCGTGCAGAACAACATCTCCTTCAATGACGCGGTCGGCACCACTCGCGGCATCCACGCAGAGCCGTGGGACAAGTGGGTCTCTGTCGCGACGGGACGCATCTTCGGCGCCTGGGTGGACCTGCGCGAGGGGCCCAGCTTCGGCGCGGTCTTCACCATCGAGATCGACCCGTCGCGGGCGATCTTCGTTCCCCGCGGCGTGGGAAACTCGTATCAGACGCTCGCGCCGGACACGGCGTACGCCTACCTCGTGAACGACCACTGGTCCCCCGCGGCGGAGTACGCCTTCCTGAATCTCGCCGATGAGAGCGCCGCCATCGAGTGGCCCATTCCGCTCAGCGAGGTCGAGATCTCGGAGAAGGACAAGGCGCATCCACGACTCGCCGACGTCACGCCGATCGCACCGCGAAAGACGTTGGTACTCGGCGCCGCCGGACAGCTCGGGCTCGCACTGCGCGCTCGTCTCGGCGATGCCGACCACATCGAGTACGTCACTCGTGCCGAGCTGGACGTCACAGCGCCAGGCATCGCAGATGCACGCCGCTGGCGCGATTACGGCACGATCATCAACGCCGCCGCCTACACGGCGGTCGACACCGCCGAAACCCCAGAGGGGCGTGCATCCGCGTGGCAGGCGAATGCCACAGCGGTGGCCGCCCTCGCTCGGATCGCGAATGACAACGGCATCACGCTCGTGCATGTCTCGAGTGACTACGTCTTCGATGGCACCGGCGACGGTGCGTACGCCGAGGATGCCGCCTTCGCACCGCTCGGCGTGTACGGCCAGTCCAAAGCCGCAGGCGACCTCGCCGCCCAGACCGCGCCGCGGCACTACATCGTGCGCACCTCCTGGGTGATCGGTGAAGGCAAGAACTTCGTCCGCACGATGGCTTCGCTCGCCGAGCGCGGCATCGATCCGAGCGTGGTGAGCGACCAGATCGGCCGGCTGACGTTCACGACCGACATCGCGGATGCCATCGCGCATCTGCTCGTTGTCGGTGCGGCGTACGGCACCTACAACGTCACCAGTGCCGGTGCGGAACTCTCGTGGGCAGACATCGCCCGCGAGGTCTACCGTCTCACCGGCAATGATCCCGCACGCGTCAGCGATGTGACGACGGCAGAGTACTTCGCGAACGCGACCACGCCCGTCTCCCCCCGTCCGCTGAACAGCGTGCTGGATCTGACGAAGATCAGCGCGACCGGATTCGCCCCACGCGACGGTGGTGAAGCCCTCGCTGCGTACCTCCGCAGCTGA